In Telopea speciosissima isolate NSW1024214 ecotype Mountain lineage chromosome 10, Tspe_v1, whole genome shotgun sequence, the DNA window gcttgggcccagctaagtgaacttagggttggactaggattttataaagcctggcccaacTCGATCCTATTGAAGCCCTACGTACAAGAGTGATCCATGATAGCGACAACTTGAAACTGACCAAATTATCTTTGAAGGAATCTGTTGAGGCGAAAAGAATAGGTTATACCGTATGAACATAGAAGGATAAGGAAGAGGAGTCAACATTGCAACGTCGTGAACTTCTCAAACAAAGGAGGAACAGCAACCCAAGGGTCCGAGGCAACAacagaagaggaggaggaggaagaggaaggggaaTGGGAGGGTCTCAAGATTAGCCAttacttcattttcttctttcagaATCTTTAGTATTTGGGAGTccttcaccctttttttttttgggaaaaattgcctagatctactagataataaaaagatttacaaaattggtagatgtaaattatgttttacagtCACAAGTTAcgttgaaaagatttaccaaattcCCTTATAAGGAGAAAAACTAAATGAAtatcctaaactacccctagtgtccttctctttcaattttttcctttatttaatcttatactttttagttttttattgatCCTACCCTTcgttctttttctccttcctccgGTGAACATTTCTGTAACCACTCCCTCCTTCCTCCCCTACAACTCCGCACCACCACTGCCATCCACCTCCTCCCTCCCTCCTGTTCTTGACCCTTTTCTCttccctgcaaccccacccctgCCCAGTCCTGTGAAACCATTTCTTGCTTTCTATGGAGATCTGTTTCTCCTTCCTTACTGATGAGGGTGCAAGTCTGTCTAAGATGATAGGTTGCAAATACTGCATATTGACCTACATGTTTTTTCGggaaaaaaaactatatttttaaCCTAACTTTCTTTAGTTCTTCCCGACATGTGCCCCTCACAATGCCCTATGAAAAAACAATAGAATAAATTGATCAATGCTGAATTACCCTACctggaaaaaaaacaaaagaaaaaaaaaaagaagataaacagAAACTTTGGAAAAGTAATAAAGTCCTTCTTAAAAGCTCATAAAGAGAGGGTTTTGGATATTTCCAAGCAAATTGGGAAAATTCAGAACGGATTGGAGATTGGATGCGAAACCGACAGGAAACGTCTAGATTAGAAGAATAATTTCAATAAATCTAAGCATGCGTTGATGGATGATGGCGAAAGGTTCACTCAGGCGAGGCAGAACATAAGAACATTACGATTTTGAGTGTGAGAGAGGGATGAAGGGGTGGATGGAAGTGGccgtggaggtggtagtggtagtgCAGGCCGATTTGCAGGGaggagggtggggtgggggttgcAGGGGAAGGCGGAGGGAGAAGGGGGTGTTCTTCCGTCGGAGGCGGAGgacaaagaagaaggagaagaagaaataaaaaaaaaaaataaaaaaatagaaaagttaAATGAAAATacagagggaagaaagaaacatgctaggggtattttagattATTCCTCAAGCTTCTGTTACTAATATGgggatttgaaaaatattttcaacatCACTATTTAtgattgtaaaacataattaaCATCTACCGTTTTTGCAAATCTTTTTTATATttagtagatctaggcaattttcccttcttttttttgtttattattttacaCCGCTGGTATATCCAAGCTAGCACCCATTGtgcttatctctctctcttctccctttgaaatgactctgTTGCCTCTCAGTATGATGCCCCATCTTGCGTTCCCATTGATGCCCCCGCTAGACTTGACATGTGATTAAATCATCATATCTTCCCTATAATTGTAATTTTATGTTTTGGCTTGCTTAAAagtaaaagggaaaatttcacgtacctcccTGATGTATGGCTTATGTACACTTTCATCTATGAGGTTTAAaaaatttcacgtacctccccAGCTTTCCAATTAAGTAATAAAAACACCCAATCCGTTAACTGTAGACGTTAAAtgttaaaattatattttaattgaccaaaatgccctcatatCCCCCAAATCATTTTAagggttgaaaaaaaaaaaatgtaactcatcttctccaaattgtTTCCCCAAAACCTAAAACTCATTTTCCtcaaacctgcacatcattttcttttctctttccatttatgAAACctaatctaataaaaaaaaaaaaatctaattaaaactCTCAACCCAATTTCTTCATCtaatcccaaaaccaaatccatcttccatttctgaaacatCGACCCTCTCTCAAAAACCATCTTTGCCAAAATCGCCATCATCTCCACTAATCCCTATTTCTCTTGTTATCGCTAgtctttttcatattttattttttattaatattatagTCATTCTAAAAACCTTCATCCCACCATCACGCGAATCTAACGGATTAGGTGTTTTTGttgttaagtttgaaaaataggggaggtacgtgaaattttccccccaaaaaaaaaggagggggaaaAATTGGCGGCTTTAGTTATTTCGCGTGTTCGCGGTTCTATTGTTTCGGAAATCTCTGCAACTTCACTGTTTGCGTATTTGCAGATCACATGTAAGTACAAGGTAgaccttcttctctctctctcggtttcacGCTCTCACCTTTGATAGTCTGTACCTGGAAggttaaatctctctctctctctcataggtTATTGGTTTGGAGTACTCATTGTTTTGTGTCTCTTTAGAAGTGAACCTTATGCGACAACTATTAACTGCTTTCTCCATATGCTTGGCTACTCTTCTTAGCTGTATATACACAGACATAGTAAATCAATTTAGCTTTGGGTTTTAGGATCTCATCATTAATACGCTTCATGATATAATTTTTCTTCATATCTTCCGACTCTGAGTGGAATATCTCATCGCCGGAAGGTTTACTTATATGTACAATGTTCAATTGATGCAGAATCAGTTGATTTCTTAATATACGATGCTGGACAAAAGTAAGTTCGACGTGCATCTGCAATTGTGGGCACTTAGAATTCCATCCCAACTCTGCAAGCATGTTCTTGGCATACTGAAAGGGTACTTAATGTCGTAGTTTTATTCAGTTCTGTGAATAAATCTGTGTGCATTCAGCTTATTATTTTGTCCATTAATTTGATGAGGTTGTGGTGGCCTTCCTTTTGCCAGATATTTGCTTGATAAGCCCCGTGTCAAACCCATCACTGAAGATCCATCATGTGAGAAAAGCCGCTATATGATATTATCTGAAAGGATTCAAAATTCTGGTAAGAAGCATAGAGCATTTACTTATCTTTTAGTCAAGTACAAGAGTTATAAAAGCGAAGAGTCCTGAATCCTGATATACTTTACATCTACTagttacccaaaaaagaaacaaaaagttCCAGGGTTATTAATGTTAATCACAAGAGCCCTCTTAAATGCTAAAATTAACAAACAGTACGTAGAGGCTTTATCCTTCCCAAACCAAGTGTCTGCCTGTTGGTTTATATGTGTCATAACAAATTCAAAATATGTGGTTATGTATGGGAAGTAGAAGAAAGACAAACATTAAACAGCAGGTATGCTGGATGATAAATAACCAATTCAGGGCCGTGTCAATGGCTGCATTATTGGCCTGACCAGGTCCTTGGATGCTTTGACAGGAGGTTCAAGCTGGGCTCAGAACTCCAAGGACTGATTCAGAACCATGggcatttttatttctttatttcttcctttatttatttatttttgataggTCTGAAATTTAGAATTACCATTTCTGTTTGGGGTTTGAATTGGGTGGTACTTATCAGTCAGAAGCTGGGTTAACTAGGGCACAGACTGCATAATGTTACTGATTGGCTGTGGTTGCCAGGTCCAACCTTGCCACTGCACAATTTGTTGACAACATTGTATCGGCATTGTTTAAATCTTTGTGATTTACTCTTCAATTCCATCACCTGATTTGGATGCCACGCAATCAAGATTGAAACAGGCAATTTATGGTCAAAACCATTTAATTGCACCATTCAGTGATTTGATTCATCAAAATCCACCAGGTCCAAGAGTTCTCGAGCATTgatactttatttattttttccctccTGTTTATGAGATTAAATTTAGCATCCAAGGCACTAACGATGATAGAGGACATCTGTTTCAACCTTCAGTTAGTGGTTCAGACTGATGTCTTTGCTGAGCACATGTCAGAGTGGTTGGGCTTTTGATGCTTATAGGTGCTTTAATCAATGTCTTGATGAATCTCACTTTGCATTTTTCCTAAACTTTTACTTATGTAATTCTATATATTGGTCAATGTCATTCAATCATTAATGTTGCTTTGAAATATTTGtatacatagttgtcatggcacctaggcgacccaaggtatTGGAGGGGGTCCAGAtgcaaggcgtccaaggcgcctaGGCATCGCCTCGCCTAGGTgacgtcttgacaactatgaattgTATAAGATATTCTGCAATGCTTTATCTTGCAATTCTGAGTACCCTTTTTGTTATGATTTCACCAAATGGAATGTGGAAAGCAGACTTATCTGAGATTCCAGATCAAACGCTTGATGCCTTGAAGAAGTTATGCAAAATTGAAGTTGTGCCCTATTCATTGATGCTTGGGTATTCTTATTGGAGTGCAGGTCAGTTGCAGTTTAATTTGGGATGATATGCAAAATGCTTGTTTTTTCTTTAGCCATTTATTCCTTAAATTTTAGGATAATTTGGTACAGAATATTGGACCATATAGTCCACAATCATGTTCGTCTTGGTTGGTTTAGTTCATTGTCATGTTAACAAGCAAGTTTGAAAATTTGATCTAACTGATTTGCTAACTAGGTTGAAAGTTTTAGATTCATGTCTGTGGAGACACGAGTCAACCTGGAACttaattgaattttttatttttgcttaaCATTTAGAGAATTGTATAAGTTGGATAAAATATCAGAAATGAATAAATTGCATCTGAATTGTGGAATAAGAGCTTTTCTTCTTAAattgttcaaattttttttttccgtcctTGGAACTATAAATCcagccttttcttttcctttcaatctGATATGGCCATATGGGGCACTTTTGAGTCTTGACTTCAAGTTTTCCATGCTTTAATGATTCTGATTGATGAGATAACAAATGGCGATCATGTGGTTAATAGAAGATGGATTATGCTACATACGCCCTTTTGATCTGCAGAGTCCACTTCCTTAACTCATGGAGGAGACTCCCTTTTTCAAATCATATGCATGAGAATAGAAGTCCTTTCATAATTGGGCATTGAAGGGTGAGGTCCAACATTTTGAGGTGCATCAAAGGGCGTTTTCCCAAGCTTATTAAACATGAAAACTCAGAGATACAGAAGTAATTTGTCCAACAACTATACACAAATTCTTGTTTAAATGGTATTCTTGTACTGAAAACCTGGAAAAATATTTCTGAGGTTGATATCACTAATTGCTAACAATAAAGATCTGGTTGTTAAGGTTTTAGCTATTATAGGTTTAGCTATTATAGGGTAGCATTGATTACTGCTGGACTCTGATTGCATAGATTTACTGGTTTTTTTCCTGTTCTTTATTACTTCTGTTAGTCAACTAAAATTCAACTTATTGCATTTTTTAGATTAAATTAACTTTAATATATTGGTGTACAGAGGTATTATGTGTCCATAACCTTTACATTCTTACATTGAGAAAATTTCTGAATGATGATAATCAAATTGCCCTCCAGCCTTTTATGTTTTCTGTTAGAAAGTTTTAacttacaaatttttttttttttctagatctTATCCTAAAGCAGATATTGCCTAATGGAGTGGAGGTTCCTTCATCTTTTGAAACAATAGTTAAGtatcccttcttcctctctctctccctctatgtgtgtgtgtgggtagGTAGGTGGTTGTGTTTGCTCCATTTTAGTCTTTCAATTAGTAAACAGCTTAATTCCTGATCTGCTCTTTATTTGGTTCATTTATGGCAGTATGACACCCTTACTGATAGTAGGTTTTCAGTTGACGGTTTGATAGATAATTTTTTCTACCAATGAACTGACAGTATTTCTTATTCTTTCAGGTCATATTGCTCATATAAATATAACTgaagaactacttcccttcaAGGATGTTATTGCAAAGGTCATTTATGATGTATGTTGGTTTGGTGTTATTTTAAGCATTTGTGCTTCTTTACTTAGTGATTAAAGTATTAAACATGCATGTAAAATCTTCTGTAATGGTTCACAATCTCTCCCTCTTACACTTTTCTTCcatacttttgagttttgactggtctgaaaagaaggaaaaatagtaTTAAGATGCTTAGAGCCATACCAAATCAAAAAGCAGCACAGAAGTTTCACAGAGCAAATTTGTTAGCAGAACAACAATGCACAAATGTTTTGCCAGTTACTAAGAATATGGTTTATATCTCATCTTTGAATTATTTATGATGAGATTCCAGATACTACAAGCGAGTTCCTACTTCCATTGACTATCATCTCCAAGACTCCAACCATGCCCTTATACTGAGATGTGACCCAAAAAATGCTGTTTCCTTCCAAAGTCCTAGTTCTCTTGTCGTTGGTATAAAGCAGAGCTGCATGATATTTAAGGCACTTGGTAGACTGCCAAGTTAGCCATCATTAGGACTTAAGAACCCACAAAGAGGGAATATGCCGAGTAACAAGTGAAGAGCTAGTCCGGGTAATCGCCTTGTGAGCTTTTTGGTTGTTGGCGAAACAGTAAATAAAGGGGAATTCCTCTCGAAGAGAATTACTGAATCCATTTGTCTGTACGCAAACTAACTCTATTCCCCCTTCCAAACTTGTACCTTATGCTTTCTTAGTATATGGGGATCTGTTTCATGATACAACTCCATATTCCTATAAAGGAGTGTCCAGGCCTGGGCCACTGTCCCAATCATTCTTTTTCATACTTTGCTACTGTGACCTGTTTCTCTAGACAATTGGAAGCACCAAAGCCACTCAATTAGAGAAGATTTGTTGCGAGTATCCAGATCCAAGCTTCTCAAGCATTTTCATTTATGTACTCCTGTCTGATTCATCTAGTGGAACTTGGTTTCATGTTCATGGCCATACCTCAAGAATCTCATTGAAAATTTACTGCAACTTGTTACACTGAGGTAGGAATAGTAAACACGGGCTAGTAATACAGGACGGTTGCAATAGATGCTTCAGTTAGaactaataagtaataactacTTTCCCTCCCTTGGATGAATATTTTTTGGAAATGGAGATATATTTTTTCCATCCTCACCACCATAGGTGGCTCTGAAACTGTAGTATCACAAATATTTCAAGGGTCACTGAACTCAACCTACCCATTTTATGAATATGACCTATAGAAAATGATTCAGTCTTTGACTCTTTGTAGTTTGTAAATTTATATGGAGACCTGATACAGCTTTGAAGCATTAAAAATCCATCTCAAAAACCTGAGTTTTTGGTGTAACGCCTTACAGTCAACATGCTGTCGTCAGCAAAGTTGAGGTGGGAAACATCCAGTTGCTCATTATCCATATTGAGgatggtggagaaagactttgaTTATAGTGGATTTGATATTGAATTTGCCCCTGTTCCTCTTGTAATTGATGGAGGTCGTGATCAAGGAAACACTGAAGGGGGTGATGATTCTAATCAAGACTTGGTAACCACCGAGCCTACCAATGATGATCATGATGATAATCAGAATGTGTTGGCTATTCCAGCACCTCCCACTCTTGATCCTACACCTTTGAGAAGGTCCACTCGGATCTCTCAGCTTTCAACTAGGCTTAGAAACTTTATTACCTACAACACCAAGTTTCCGATTCAAGCCTACTTGTGTTATGAACAGCTTGGGTCAGAATTTATTGGCATTCTCTCTGCCATTGATGCTCACAAAGAGCCTAATACTTTTCTCGAAGCTAGAGGAGACCCCACATGGATGGCAGCCATCAATGAAGAGCTTGATGCTCTTAATAAAAATCACACCTGGGATGTTGTTTACGTACCTGAAGGAAAACATTCTGTAGGGTGCCGATGGATCTATAAGATCAAATACAAGAATGATGGAACCATTGATCGCCATAAAGCGCGGTTAGTTGCAAAAGGATACACTCAAACCTATGGAGAGGACTAcaaggagacctttgctccagtCCTCTAAATGATTACTGTTTGTGTTCTAATGTCTATAGCTGTTAACTATGGATGGCCTTTGTTTTAGATGGCCGTTAAGAACGCGTTCTTGCATGATGATCTTGAGGAAGAGGTTTACATGGGTATCCCTCCTGGACATCCACAAGAAAACCAAACCAGTGTGGTGTGCAAATTCAATAAAGCCATTTATTGGCTTAAACAATCTCCTCGTGCATGGTACGGGAAACTAAGTACAACCCTTATGAATTATGGTTTTAAAAAGGGTGAGTCCGATTCCTCGCTGTTTGTtacatggttcgagaactcgcgagatctcgccgagtttctctgTTTCGTGAGATCCCGAGACGAGATGCCATACGCATTCTAAAATTACACAttctcgacgagatctcgagatctcgaagAGATCTCGGTATTGTCTTGGTACAcattttttctagtttttttttagttttaaaagttcaatatctcgccgagatcttggtatcgggttagaacatggtttttacccattttaattgcccatttgacccatgtgcccatttttattaaaagaggGCAATGGACAGAACTCGGAAATGTCAATAGTTCTGTCCATACCTctctaaacaaaggggaaaacactcaaacaactctctccctcaaatttcttcctctttctttcaaatcttaggtggattgcattgtttgaagtgagattcaagtgctaaagtgaagattcaactccaacagtccaagaatcatcacctatttgtaggattccaaagtaaaactcatatttggacttgttttttggcaaatctgggcatgccattgcgtttaaatggcctgaaataggctggataccaagtttctgacccaaaatatgtgtaaaacccaccgagttgggggtccgagtaaaaaaaaataaaaatgcaacaactcgccgagatctcgactcgactcggtttctggcttggccgagatgccaccgagacccgagtcttAGAAACTTGGTTTATTGAAGGGGTGGGGGGTTAAAGGAACGGTAGTAGTTcttgtctatgtagatgatcTTGTTATTACAGGCAACAATAGCAACGAAATAGAGGCTTTGAAGCAGCATTTGAATGAAAGGTTTGCCATTAAGGATCTGGGACAAACTATGATACTTTCTTGGAATCGAGGTAGCCAGTTCAAGTAAAGGTCTATttatttctcaaagaaaatgtGTTGGATTTGCTAAAAGAAACAGGAAAGCTAGAAGCTAAACTTGCCGACACTCCTATGGACTACAACAGTAAGTTTGTGAATAATGACAGACCTCTTCAAGACAGTGGTCGGTTCCAAAGGTTGGTAGGTCGACTAATCTACTTGACGATCACCAGACCTGACATAACTTATGCCGTTAGTTATGTAAGTTAGTTCATGCACTTTCCTGCCGAAGGGCATATGGAGCTTGTAGATCGTATTCTCCGTTATCCAAAATCTTGTCCCGGTCAAGGTGttttgatgaagaagaatggacACATTGAGATTGTAGGGTatacagatgcagattgggctggaagTCTGATGGACAAGAAATCAACTACTGGTTTTTGCACATTCGTAGGAGGGAATATTGTTacttggaaaagcaagaaacaaaaggTTGTTGCTCGGTCAAGTGCTGTGGCCGAGTACAGGGCCATGGCTTCGGCAACTAGCGAGCTTGTTTggcttcgtcttcttcttcaggaactaGGCTTTGAGAATGCTTCGGGTATCTCGTCAAAATTGTTCTGTGACAATCAAGCGGCGATTCATATTGCCTCAAACCCAGTCTTTCATGAAAGGACAAAGCATATAGAGGTCAACTGTCACTTTATTCGAGAGAAAATTCAAGATAAGACAATTGAGACCCCGTATATTCGTAGTAGAGATCAACTCGCTGATGTATTCACCAAAGCCTTGCCAAAGGGAGTCTTTCAGGATCTGCTGTCCAAGTTGACCTCTAAAGACATCTTCGCTCCAACTTGGAGGGGGAGTATTAGCCAGATTCGATATCCAGAGATGTGCACGGTTGGAAGAATAAGATCTCCAGCTCATCCTTATACTAATATAGTAAGAGATCAAGCCATATTGAATGGCAATTGTAATTACCATGAACTAGAGTGTACCAAGCTgtattcttctttatttaaagaaaatgaatCCGCCCCCAGCAAAGTAAGTTGAGTGGGGGAGTAGGCCTCATGTGTGAAGGTTCGATCATGGCCTCACATGTGGAGTGCGAACCACGTTAAAATATTGCTCTCTTGTGGAGTACGAACCACGTTaaaatcttcctctctttttctttgtttttttctcgctctctctctctatatatcgTCTTCTGCATGCAAGTGAACACATTAGTTGTCACTGCCATTGGAAGAACCTGGATTATTAGCCTGTGATGCATTGGTAAAGCCTTTGGGTTGTTGTTTCTGCAGGACTGTGACTGAATCCTGCTTCCATCCCCCTCTCCTTGCATTATTTTGATGATGCTCTCTTGCTATGTGGACCATATTATCTATTCAAGTTTTTCCTTAAAAGATGTCTTCATGCTCATTTgtcctccttttttttccattcctTTCTATTTTGTGTATGATGATTCATTCTACCTCTCTGACTTTGTTtaatagaggggggggggggagaaatgTATTTTCAACCTCTCATCAGTATTACATATTTCTGTAGCTTTGTGCTTTTAAGCAAATCTTACTgtagtttattttctttatttcagaaaaaccagccaagaatcaAAACTGTTGTTAACAAAGTTGGAACGATCACAAATGAATTTCGAGTGccaaaatttgaaattctaGCGGGGAATGATGAAATGGTTACAGAAGTGAAGCAATATAGAGCAACGTTCAAGCTTGATTATGGCTTGGTTTATTGGAACTCGAGACTGGAACATGAACACATACGACTGGTCTCTCAGTTTCGGGCAGGAGAGATCATTTGTGACATGTTTGCTGGAGTTGGTCCTTTCGCAATTCCAGCTGCACAAAAAGGATGTATAGTGTATGCTAATGATTTAAACCCTGATAGTGCTCATTATCTAAAGATTAATGCGGCAATCAACAAAGTAGAGGACTATGTTTTTGCATACAATATGGATGCAAGGGCATTCATTTCTCGATTAATGTCAGTGCCTATGAGTGAGATTGGACAGGAACCTCAGAGTTCTATACTCAAGGCTTGTGGGGAATGTAACTTACCAACTGATGGCAAAGAATGTTCTGAGAATGGAAGGCTGATAGGTAATATTAGTCTTCACATATTTtagttgcttttctgaaaactGTAGGTTAACATTCATATCACTTGCAGTTGAGATGGAAGACATGACGGGTAATGATTCAGGGGATCAGAAAGCTCTTGGAGGCTTGTGTACGAACTTCGATGCTGTGAACGCTGCCAAAAGACGTGCAGAAAGTTGTGAGGAAGGTGTGTGGGGCAACAAGTA includes these proteins:
- the LOC122643974 gene encoding tRNA (guanine(37)-N1)-methyltransferase 2-like isoform X2, which codes for MLDKSKFDVHLQLWALRIPSQLCKHVLGILKGYLLDKPRVKPITEDPSCEKSRYMILSERIQNSDLSEIPDQTLDALKKLCKIEVVPYSLMLGYSYWSADLILKQILPNGVEVPSSFETIGHIAHINITEELLPFKDVIAKVIYDKNQPRIKTVVNKVGTITNEFRVPKFEILAGNDEMVTEVKQYRATFKLDYGLVYWNSRLEHEHIRLVSQFRAGEIICDMFAGVGPFAIPAAQKGCIVYANDLNPDSAHYLKINAAINKVEDYVFAYNMDARAFISRLMSVPMSEIGQEPQSSILKACGECNLPTDGKECSENGRLIGNDSGDQKALGGLCTNFDAVNAAKRRAESCEEEDKNVDGHSASAVCRRNLITNKRIRGSRLSNTKTWEHVDHVIMNLPASAIQFLDAFRGLIQRKYWKGPLPWIHCYCFMRSNEIKELIVSEAESTLNAKIEDPIFYRVRDVAPNKAMFCLSFRLPEETCFKEDTEVTLQSTEGAAIITDI
- the LOC122643974 gene encoding tRNA (guanine(37)-N1)-methyltransferase 2-like isoform X1; translation: MLDKSKFDVHLQLWALRIPSQLCKHVLGILKGYLLDKPRVKPITEDPSCEKSRYMILSERIQNSDLSEIPDQTLDALKKLCKIEVVPYSLMLGYSYWSADLILKQILPNGVEVPSSFETIGHIAHINITEELLPFKDVIAKVIYDKNQPRIKTVVNKVGTITNEFRVPKFEILAGNDEMVTEVKQYRATFKLDYGLVYWNSRLEHEHIRLVSQFRAGEIICDMFAGVGPFAIPAAQKGCIVYANDLNPDSAHYLKINAAINKVEDYVFAYNMDARAFISRLMSVPMSEIGQEPQSSILKACGECNLPTDGKECSENGRLIVEMEDMTGNDSGDQKALGGLCTNFDAVNAAKRRAESCEEEDKNVDGHSASAVCRRNLITNKRIRGSRLSNTKTWEHVDHVIMNLPASAIQFLDAFRGLIQRKYWKGPLPWIHCYCFMRSNEIKELIVSEAESTLNAKIEDPIFYRVRDVAPNKAMFCLSFRLPEETCFKEDTEVTLQSTEGAAIITDI